In the genome of Parcubacteria group bacterium ADurb.Bin159, one region contains:
- the rpoB gene encoding DNA-directed RNA polymerase subunit beta, whose product MKNNFSRQYFPSAYNYPNILPLEDLTQIQKLSYEHFLKEGIAQILKEFSPICDYTGKNFELHFLSHRLDEPKFDEETSKQKNLTYEAALRVKVKLIDKRRGKSQIEEMYFGNLPLMTKRGTFIINGIERVIVQQLLRSSGVFFTQEFYKGEPLYGAKIIPDRGSWLEFETDPKGIIWVRIDRQRKAVATALLRVFGLGTNGEIMSAFKKLKTEEEIKILKNTLEKDPSSSYEEGMLEIYRRLRPNEPPVLDNARSLFESMFLNPRRYSLGSAGRYKINQRLELKVPDQKILLTIEDLVAIISEIIRLDINKDEPDDIDNLSNRRLRVVGELCLAKFRIGMIRTEKLCLDRMSAVAAKHVLPSQLINPRPLANSMRDFFVLGQLSQFMEQTNPLAELEHKRRLTVIGPGGLKRERAGIEVRDVHPTFYGRICPIATSEGQNVGLVGHLASYTRLNENGFLVAPYRKVKNGELTSEIVYFDAYEETKYNIAPYSTKVHKNKIIDPYIEARIKGKPGFCKKEEINFIDVANNETVSAASSLIPFLEHDDGVRALMGTNMQRQAVPLILPESPLIGTGFEKYVARDSGYLKEASKPAKIVEIDSRHITLRDSSGKKENYPVTKYARSNYDTCLSQNINKDLNVGQRVEKGDLLIDGPAMDKGELALGRNLLCAFLPWDGFNYEDAIIISSRLVEEDLLTSIHIKEYSADVRHTRFGEEVTTRDIPNVSQERLANLDKDGIIRLGAEVKSGDILVGKITPKGETELSAEEKLLQAIFGEKARDVRDTSLYLEHGEHGRVIGIKIFSRKDGDKLAPGVIKSVQVLVADMRKVQVGDKLAGRHGNKGVISKIVAKEDMPYLEDGRVVDVILNPLGVVSRMNLGQILELELGLAANDLKYKAASPVFSGIKDEEIKEELKKANYPVSGKLKLYDGRNGEPYTEPVAVGYMYIIKLNHLVEDKIHQRSIGPYSLITQQPLGGRAQFGGQRFGEMEVWALEGYGAAYTLQEMLTIKSDDVTGRTNAYEAIIRGEPIREVNIPESFNVLVRELKGLGIDIKMNK is encoded by the coding sequence ATGAAAAATAATTTTTCTCGCCAATATTTTCCTAGCGCTTATAATTATCCAAATATTTTGCCTTTAGAAGATTTAACTCAAATTCAAAAACTTTCTTACGAACATTTTTTAAAAGAAGGCATAGCGCAAATTTTAAAAGAATTTTCTCCTATTTGCGATTATACCGGCAAAAATTTTGAACTTCATTTTTTGTCCCATCGTCTTGACGAACCAAAATTTGATGAAGAAACTTCTAAGCAAAAAAATTTAACCTATGAAGCTGCTCTTCGGGTTAAGGTAAAATTAATTGATAAACGTCGCGGAAAAAGTCAAATAGAAGAAATGTATTTTGGCAATTTGCCGTTAATGACAAAACGAGGCACTTTTATCATTAATGGCATTGAAAGAGTTATCGTACAACAATTACTTCGGTCATCCGGAGTTTTTTTTACGCAAGAATTTTATAAGGGCGAGCCTCTTTATGGGGCAAAAATTATACCTGACCGCGGTTCTTGGTTGGAATTTGAAACAGACCCCAAAGGAATTATTTGGGTTCGTATTGACCGTCAAAGAAAAGCAGTAGCTACCGCCTTGCTTCGCGTTTTTGGATTAGGTACAAATGGGGAAATTATGTCTGCTTTCAAAAAATTAAAAACAGAGGAAGAGATAAAAATTTTAAAAAACACTTTAGAAAAAGATCCGTCTTCTTCTTACGAAGAAGGAATGCTGGAAATTTACCGCCGTCTTCGCCCTAACGAGCCTCCGGTTTTAGACAATGCCCGTTCTTTATTTGAATCAATGTTTTTAAATCCTCGGAGATATAGCTTGGGCAGTGCCGGTCGGTATAAAATTAATCAACGTTTAGAATTAAAAGTTCCAGATCAAAAAATATTATTAACCATAGAAGATTTAGTGGCTATTATATCAGAGATTATTCGTCTTGATATAAATAAAGACGAACCTGATGATATTGACAATTTATCAAATCGGCGTTTACGGGTGGTAGGAGAATTATGTCTTGCTAAATTTAGAATAGGGATGATTAGAACAGAAAAATTGTGTTTAGACAGAATGAGCGCTGTAGCCGCTAAACATGTTTTACCCAGCCAATTAATTAACCCTCGTCCTTTAGCTAATAGTATGAGGGATTTTTTTGTTTTGGGTCAGCTTTCTCAATTTATGGAGCAAACTAATCCTTTAGCTGAGCTTGAACATAAAAGACGGTTAACAGTAATCGGTCCCGGCGGGCTTAAACGAGAAAGAGCGGGCATTGAAGTTAGAGATGTTCACCCTACTTTTTATGGCCGCATTTGCCCTATTGCCACTTCTGAAGGGCAAAATGTTGGTTTAGTTGGCCATTTAGCTTCTTATACTCGGCTTAATGAAAACGGATTTTTAGTTGCTCCTTATCGAAAAGTTAAAAACGGAGAATTAACCAGCGAAATAGTTTATTTTGACGCTTATGAAGAAACAAAATATAATATTGCCCCGTATTCAACAAAAGTTCATAAAAATAAAATTATTGACCCTTATATTGAAGCGAGAATAAAAGGAAAACCCGGATTTTGTAAAAAAGAAGAAATTAATTTTATTGATGTGGCTAATAATGAGACGGTAAGCGCTGCCTCGTCTTTAATTCCTTTTTTGGAGCACGATGACGGGGTTAGGGCTTTAATGGGAACAAATATGCAGAGGCAGGCTGTTCCCTTAATTTTACCTGAATCGCCTTTGATTGGTACAGGTTTTGAAAAATATGTGGCTCGCGATTCCGGTTATTTGAAAGAAGCATCAAAACCAGCAAAAATTGTAGAGATTGATTCTCGGCATATAACTCTTCGCGATTCTTCCGGCAAAAAAGAAAATTATCCGGTAACAAAATACGCTCGTTCAAATTATGATACTTGTCTTTCACAAAATATTAATAAAGATTTAAATGTTGGCCAAAGAGTAGAGAAAGGAGATTTATTGATTGATGGCCCGGCAATGGATAAAGGAGAGCTTGCTTTGGGCAGAAATTTGCTTTGCGCTTTTCTTCCTTGGGACGGTTTTAATTATGAGGACGCTATTATTATTTCTTCCCGTTTAGTAGAAGAAGACCTTTTAACTTCAATTCATATTAAAGAATATAGCGCTGATGTTCGCCATACCCGCTTTGGTGAAGAGGTTACTACTAGGGATATCCCCAATGTAAGCCAAGAACGTTTAGCAAATTTAGATAAAGACGGCATTATTCGTTTAGGAGCAGAAGTAAAATCAGGAGACATTTTAGTAGGGAAAATCACCCCTAAAGGAGAAACAGAGCTTTCCGCGGAAGAGAAATTACTTCAGGCTATTTTCGGCGAAAAAGCCAGAGATGTCAGGGACACTTCTCTTTATTTAGAGCATGGAGAGCATGGCCGAGTAATTGGTATTAAAATATTTTCTCGCAAAGATGGGGATAAATTAGCGCCGGGAGTAATAAAATCAGTACAAGTTTTAGTGGCAGATATGCGCAAAGTCCAAGTAGGGGATAAATTAGCTGGCAGACACGGAAACAAAGGAGTTATTTCTAAAATAGTAGCTAAAGAAGATATGCCTTATTTGGAAGATGGCCGGGTAGTAGATGTAATTTTAAATCCTTTAGGCGTTGTTTCTAGAATGAATTTAGGACAAATTTTAGAATTAGAATTAGGATTAGCTGCTAACGATTTGAAATATAAAGCAGCATCGCCGGTTTTTAGTGGCATTAAAGACGAGGAGATAAAAGAAGAATTAAAAAAAGCAAATTATCCAGTTAGTGGAAAATTAAAACTTTATGATGGCAGAAACGGAGAACCTTACACCGAACCAGTGGCTGTTGGCTATATGTATATAATTAAATTAAATCATTTAGTGGAAGATAAAATTCATCAACGCTCTATTGGTCCTTATTCTTTGATTACTCAGCAACCTTTGGGAGGAAGAGCCCAATTCGGCGGCCAGAGGTTTGGAGAAATGGAAGTTTGGGCTTTAGAAGGATATGGCGCAGCTTATACTTTGCAAGAAATGCTTACTATCAAATCCGATGATGTGACCGGAAGAACAAATGCTTATGAAGCTATTATTCGAGGCGAACCGATTAGAGAAGTTAATATTCCCGAATCTTTTAACGTTTTAGTCCGTGAACTTAAAGGTTTGGGGATAGATATAAAAATGAATAAATAA
- the murE gene encoding UDP-N-acetylmuramoyl-L-alanyl-D-glutamate--L-lysine ligase yields MNLKETVLKFIPSPLLYFYHYSLARLSSLIYRNPSSKMVVIGITGTAGKSTTTWLAGKIFSLCGLKTGWTSTISFKTKDKEIPNALKMTMPGRFFLSRTLKQMADNGIEYAFVETTSQGISQARHLPVHYDGAIFTNLSPEHIESHGSFEKYKKEKQKLFAFLSKCKHKTIKGKKIPKVIIANLDDKNAADFLKFPVDQYYGYTLGRIKVDKNFLASKNIKLIEAKDINCTKEGSSFRVGNNEFKTNLIGEFNIYNILACLCLADYFSVPFEKINEALSKIKFIPGRMEQVCHSPFSVFVDYAHTPHELEKVYKTLKERGDKLICVLGSAGGGRDKWRRPELGKIAANYCQYIILTDEDPYDENPQEIIDEIEKGLLSVHNSSSQYFKILDRTEAIKKAISLAKPDSQIIITGKGSELCICGPNNKKIPYNDKETVQKILTTCG; encoded by the coding sequence ATGAATTTAAAGGAGACAGTTTTAAAATTTATTCCTTCTCCTCTTTTATATTTTTATCATTATTCTTTAGCACGCTTATCTTCTTTAATTTACAGAAATCCATCCTCTAAGATGGTAGTTATTGGCATTACTGGAACAGCCGGTAAATCAACTACCACTTGGTTAGCCGGCAAAATTTTTTCTTTATGTGGATTGAAAACAGGCTGGACTTCAACAATTAGTTTTAAGACAAAAGATAAAGAAATACCCAATGCCTTGAAAATGACTATGCCCGGTCGTTTTTTTCTTTCCCGCACCTTAAAGCAGATGGCAGATAACGGAATAGAATACGCTTTTGTGGAAACAACATCTCAGGGCATCAGTCAAGCAAGACATTTACCCGTTCATTATGACGGGGCTATTTTTACTAATCTTTCACCAGAACATATTGAATCTCACGGAAGTTTTGAGAAATACAAAAAAGAAAAGCAAAAATTATTCGCTTTTCTTTCTAAATGCAAGCATAAAACGATAAAAGGTAAAAAAATTCCCAAAGTTATTATTGCTAATCTTGACGATAAAAATGCCGCTGACTTTTTAAAATTTCCCGTTGACCAATATTATGGTTATACTTTGGGGAGAATTAAAGTAGATAAAAATTTTCTTGCTTCTAAAAATATTAAACTTATTGAAGCAAAAGATATAAATTGCACTAAAGAAGGGTCAAGTTTTAGAGTAGGGAATAATGAATTTAAAACAAATTTAATAGGAGAGTTTAATATTTATAATATTTTAGCCTGTCTTTGTTTAGCCGATTATTTTTCCGTTCCTTTTGAAAAAATCAATGAAGCCCTATCTAAAATAAAATTTATTCCCGGCAGAATGGAGCAAGTTTGCCATTCTCCTTTTTCTGTTTTTGTTGATTATGCTCATACGCCGCATGAATTGGAAAAAGTTTATAAGACGCTTAAAGAAAGAGGAGATAAGTTAATTTGCGTTTTAGGGTCAGCTGGTGGAGGACGAGACAAATGGAGACGGCCGGAGTTAGGAAAAATTGCTGCTAATTATTGCCAATATATTATTTTAACTGACGAAGATCCTTATGATGAAAATCCGCAAGAAATTATTGATGAAATAGAAAAAGGTTTATTATCTGTTCATAATTCTTCTTCTCAATATTTTAAGATTTTAGATAGAACCGAGGCGATAAAAAAAGCGATAAGTTTAGCTAAACCAGATTCGCAAATAATTATTACCGGCAAAGGTTCGGAACTATGTATTTGCGGTCCGAATAATAAAAAAATTCCTTATAATGACAAGGAAACAGTTCAAAAAATTTTAACAACCTGTGGATAA
- the clpP gene encoding ATP-dependent Clp protease proteolytic subunit → MHLIPTVIEKSNFGERAYDIYSRLLKERIIFLGSPIDDAVANTVIAELLFLESEDKGKDIKLYLNTPGGSVTAGLAIYDTMQYIKPDVITICVGTASSMGAVLLTAGTKGKRFALPNAEIMLHQVMGGTEGQATDIKIRAEHILKIRDRINQILSKHTGQTLAKIEKDTDRDFFMTAEQAKNYGIIDKVIK, encoded by the coding sequence ATGCATTTAATACCTACAGTAATTGAAAAATCAAATTTTGGCGAGCGCGCTTATGACATTTATTCTCGTCTCTTAAAAGAGCGGATTATTTTTTTAGGTAGTCCCATAGATGATGCGGTAGCGAATACAGTTATTGCTGAGCTTCTTTTTTTAGAGAGCGAAGATAAGGGCAAAGATATTAAGCTTTATTTAAATACTCCTGGAGGTTCAGTGACCGCTGGTTTGGCTATTTACGACACTATGCAATATATTAAACCAGATGTTATTACTATCTGTGTGGGTACAGCCAGTTCTATGGGAGCAGTTCTCCTAACCGCTGGGACTAAAGGTAAAAGATTTGCTTTGCCTAATGCTGAAATAATGCTTCACCAAGTAATGGGGGGAACGGAGGGCCAAGCTACGGATATAAAAATTAGAGCGGAGCATATCTTAAAAATTAGAGATAGAATTAATCAGATTTTATCTAAACATACTGGCCAAACTTTAGCTAAAATAGAAAAAGACACAGATCGAGATTTTTTTATGACTGCTGAACAAGCAAAAAATTACGGCATTATTGATAAGGTTATAAAATAA
- the fmt gene encoding Methionyl-tRNA formyltransferase: MIKKTKKIRYVFWGTSDFGAIVLEKLIEHNLVPLTVITTPDKPVGRKRVLTPSPVKKIALKYKLPILEPSQIKDNSELKKQLISLSPDIFLVASYGKILPTDILKIPVYGSLNIHPSLLPKYRGASPIQTAILNDDENNTGVSIILMDEKIDHGKIIIKIKNQKHKSKINYKKLSDELANLGAEAFIKILPDWVKGKIKSLPQADKNATFTKIIKKEDGKINWQNSADSIEKMVRAYSLWPVAYSQWQGKTIKIIEAEIAKENDSFMPGTVFLNKKKDLCVACGKGALILKKIQLEGGKILSAKDFLNGHRQILGQIL, encoded by the coding sequence ATGATTAAAAAGACAAAAAAAATTCGCTATGTTTTTTGGGGAACGTCGGATTTCGGTGCCATAGTTTTAGAAAAATTAATTGAACACAATCTTGTCCCTTTAACAGTCATAACTACCCCAGATAAACCCGTAGGCAGAAAAAGAGTCCTCACTCCAAGTCCGGTAAAAAAAATAGCTTTAAAATATAAACTGCCTATTTTAGAACCAAGTCAGATAAAAGATAATTCTGAATTAAAGAAACAACTTATTTCGTTGTCTCCAGATATTTTTTTAGTCGCCTCTTATGGAAAAATTCTACCAACTGATATTTTGAAAATTCCTGTTTATGGCTCATTAAATATTCATCCTTCTCTTTTGCCAAAATACCGCGGCGCCTCCCCTATTCAAACAGCCATACTTAATGATGATGAAAATAATACTGGCGTTTCTATTATTTTAATGGATGAAAAAATAGATCACGGAAAGATAATAATAAAAATTAAAAATCAAAAACACAAATCAAAAATAAATTATAAAAAGTTGTCTGATGAATTGGCAAATTTAGGGGCAGAAGCATTTATTAAAATTTTACCAGATTGGGTGAAAGGAAAAATTAAATCTCTACCCCAAGCTGATAAAAATGCCACATTCACTAAAATTATTAAAAAGGAAGATGGAAAAATCAATTGGCAAAACAGCGCTGATTCTATTGAAAAAATGGTTCGTGCTTACTCTCTATGGCCTGTGGCTTATAGCCAATGGCAAGGGAAAACAATTAAAATAATAGAGGCTGAAATAGCAAAAGAAAATGATTCTTTTATGCCAGGAACGGTTTTTCTTAATAAAAAAAAAGACCTCTGCGTAGCTTGCGGAAAAGGAGCCCTTATTTTAAAAAAAATCCAGCTTGAAGGTGGAAAAATATTGTCAGCAAAAGATTTTTTAAATGGTCACAGACAAATTCTTGGTCAAATTCTTTAA
- a CDS encoding ribosome-binding factor A — protein MSNNRPEKVSELLKNTLSQMVQSFIEEELDKQVLVTIIRASVDKDLKEAKIYYTVYPSDESEEVKKLLDSSSKHFRYLLSKKLTMFSVPTLKFLRVEPLNGA, from the coding sequence GTGTCCAATAATCGGCCAGAAAAAGTAAGTGAACTTTTAAAAAATACCTTGAGCCAAATGGTTCAAAGTTTTATTGAAGAAGAATTAGACAAACAAGTTTTAGTCACCATAATTAGAGCGTCAGTGGATAAAGACCTAAAAGAAGCGAAAATTTATTATACTGTTTATCCTTCTGATGAATCGGAAGAAGTAAAAAAACTGCTTGATTCAAGCAGTAAGCATTTTCGTTATTTATTAAGCAAAAAATTAACCATGTTTAGTGTCCCCACCCTAAAATTCTTAAGGGTGGAACCCTTAAACGGCGCTTAA
- the tqsA gene encoding AI-2 transport protein TqsA: MGEEIKKIKIDPWSIVKIIFIIIGLWLVYYLRDIVLIIIAALFLAAIISPIVDWFEKKKIPRMLGASLIYLVVIGIIIGIVFAIGPIIKSEGKLFVENLPNFLRPFLDISGEEEFNFTKWLTEKNKAITSFVSGAAGTIFGLFMVFLIAFYVSVQKQAIKELVPIIIPEKYRDFVRKFLMASQEKIGAWGRAMLILCLVVFILIYSGLLILGVRFSLILAVIAGLTEIIPWIGPWLGAIPAVIVGFTMSPLKGVLVAVLYFVVQQIENYFIVPSVMRRAIGINPLLTIIALLAGGKIAGPWGAILVIPIITVVSILIHELKELKKKESPKNI; this comes from the coding sequence ATGGGAGAAGAAATAAAAAAAATAAAAATAGACCCTTGGTCTATTGTTAAAATCATTTTTATTATTATCGGTTTATGGCTTGTCTATTATTTGAGAGATATTGTGTTGATTATTATTGCCGCTTTATTCTTGGCTGCTATTATTTCGCCTATAGTTGACTGGTTTGAAAAGAAAAAAATTCCTCGCATGCTCGGTGCTTCTTTGATTTATTTAGTCGTCATTGGTATTATAATTGGCATTGTTTTTGCTATTGGTCCAATAATAAAATCAGAAGGAAAGCTTTTTGTAGAGAATTTGCCGAATTTTTTGCGTCCATTTTTGGATATTTCTGGGGAAGAGGAGTTTAATTTTACTAAATGGCTAACAGAGAAAAATAAAGCTATAACCTCTTTCGTTTCTGGAGCAGCAGGCACAATTTTTGGCTTATTTATGGTTTTTCTTATTGCTTTTTATGTTTCCGTGCAAAAGCAAGCCATAAAAGAACTTGTTCCCATTATTATTCCAGAAAAATATCGTGATTTTGTCCGCAAATTTTTAATGGCGAGTCAAGAAAAAATCGGAGCTTGGGGAAGGGCAATGTTGATTTTATGTTTAGTTGTTTTTATTTTAATTTATAGCGGGCTTCTTATTTTGGGAGTTAGGTTTTCTTTGATTTTAGCTGTTATCGCCGGTTTAACAGAGATTATTCCTTGGATTGGTCCCTGGTTGGGAGCTATCCCCGCGGTTATTGTTGGTTTTACTATGTCTCCCTTAAAAGGAGTTTTAGTGGCTGTTCTTTATTTTGTTGTACAACAAATAGAAAATTATTTTATTGTTCCTTCAGTAATGCGGCGCGCCATAGGGATAAATCCTTTATTAACCATAATTGCTCTTTTGGCAGGAGGGAAAATTGCCGGTCCTTGGGGAGCAATTTTAGTTATTCCTATAATAACAGTTGTTTCCATACTTATTCATGAACTCAAAGAATTAAAGAAGAAAGAATCTCCTAAAAATATTTAA
- the ptrA gene encoding Protease 3 precursor yields the protein MCYRNIMNSIFVSKIPHGPKVVFAPQKNTETVTLLVLLPLGSRYETLNLGGASHFIEHLLFKGTNRRPSNFIISQELDRLGAEYNGFTGEDHTGYWIKTIRRHLDTSLDLLSDMLFNSLFRKSDFEKEKGVIIEEIKMYRDNPMFYIENLFEKALYGDHPLGRLISGEISQIKNLKLKELLSFKKKFYQSDNLIVVVAGNVKKEDIKNVKKYFNVSSAKHNTPQFKVFNRRFPSSRVEILNQNTKQIQIALGGIGYPYKHRYSLPLELLSIILGGYMSSRLFSKIRVEQGLTYFIKMGVNAFVDTGNFVIRAGVDKNNTEKTILLILEELDKIKKNPPSAEELNRAKDYYEGRLKISLEDSADVASYYGSRVLFYKDNLSPSELVKKIKKVRAEEIQFVARELFNRKNISLSIIGPFKNKNIFEKILNY from the coding sequence TTGTGTTATCGCAATATTATGAATTCAATTTTTGTTAGTAAAATTCCCCATGGGCCTAAAGTTGTTTTTGCGCCACAAAAAAATACCGAGACAGTTACATTGTTGGTTTTGCTTCCTCTTGGTTCTCGTTATGAAACTTTGAATTTAGGCGGAGCGTCTCATTTTATTGAGCACTTGCTTTTTAAAGGAACGAACCGCCGGCCAAGCAATTTTATCATTTCTCAAGAATTAGATCGTTTGGGTGCTGAATATAATGGGTTCACCGGTGAAGACCATACAGGATATTGGATCAAAACTATTCGCCGTCATCTTGACACATCTTTAGATCTCCTTTCCGATATGCTTTTTAATTCTTTATTCAGAAAATCAGATTTTGAAAAAGAAAAAGGAGTTATTATTGAAGAAATAAAAATGTATCGGGATAATCCGATGTTTTACATTGAAAATTTGTTTGAAAAAGCACTTTATGGCGATCACCCTTTGGGACGTTTAATCAGTGGGGAAATTAGTCAAATTAAAAATTTGAAGCTAAAAGAATTGCTTTCCTTTAAAAAGAAATTTTATCAAAGTGATAATTTAATTGTTGTGGTAGCCGGCAATGTCAAAAAAGAAGATATAAAAAATGTTAAAAAATATTTTAATGTTTCGTCAGCTAAGCATAATACACCGCAATTCAAAGTTTTTAATCGTCGTTTTCCTTCTTCTCGAGTAGAAATTTTAAATCAAAACACCAAACAAATTCAAATTGCTTTGGGGGGCATTGGCTATCCATATAAACATCGTTATTCCTTGCCCTTGGAATTACTTTCTATTATTTTGGGTGGGTATATGAGTTCGCGTCTTTTTTCAAAAATTAGAGTGGAGCAAGGATTAACGTATTTTATTAAAATGGGGGTGAACGCTTTTGTGGATACGGGCAATTTTGTAATTAGAGCCGGAGTAGATAAAAATAATACTGAAAAAACAATTCTGCTTATTTTAGAAGAATTAGATAAAATAAAGAAAAATCCTCCTTCTGCTGAAGAATTAAACAGAGCTAAAGATTATTATGAAGGTCGGCTTAAAATTAGCTTAGAAGACAGCGCTGATGTTGCTTCTTATTATGGTTCGCGAGTCCTGTTTTATAAAGATAATTTATCTCCTTCCGAATTAGTAAAAAAAATAAAAAAGGTGAGAGCAGAAGAAATTCAATTTGTAGCCAGAGAATTATTCAATAGAAAAAATATATCTTTGTCTATTATTGGTCCGTTTAAAAATAAAAATATTTTTGAAAAAATATTAAATTATTAA